The DNA segment AAACGGCGCCGTGTGCCGAAATAAGAGGTAATTCGTGTTCGCGCCAAGTCTAGGCGGTGCACGCGGCCCCGGTGCTCATCCCATCGGGGCCTTTTTCTGTGCGCTGTGCCAGCGGAGCGCGTCCACACCGGCCTGCCCCGGCCTGGTCTAGCCCTGCAGCGGGCTCCTGGCGCGCACCGCTGACACACACAAGGCACCAAGCGGTAAAGCATTGGCGCGTTTCCATCTGGAGTGGCGGGAGGAAAAGCCGTTCAGTGCCCCGACGCCACCGAGCACCCGTGAAGCCTGCACACCCTTTCGGGGTATCCAATCGGCTCCAACAGGCAGGCGTTCCGCAGACCACCGCACGGAAACGCCACCGCATGTGCAGCATGGCTTGCGAACGAGGGAGGCAAAAACAAAAAAGCCCCTTGACGAATCAAGAGGCTTTTTCTATTTGGGGTGGCTGATGGGGCTCGAACCCACGACAACAGGAATCACAATCCTGGACTCTACCAACTGAGCTACAGCCACCGGAAGAGGTTTGCCAAGAAGAGGCTTCTTGGGATTTTCTTTCCAGAGCGACCTGCAGACAGACCGCGCGGGAAAGAAGAAATTTTGGGGTGGCTGATGGGGCTCGAACCCACGACAACAGGAATCACAATCCTGGACTCTACCAACTGAGCTACAGCCACCGGAGGAGATTGCTATTGTATCGCGCTTTTCAGAACCCCCGGAGAGATTCTGAAATCTTTTCCATTTCTCAAGGGCGCGGCACCTTGATCTGCACCTTGAAGCGGTTCTTCAGCGTCTCGTAGTAGGCCGCACCTTCGGCGGAAGACCACAGCTGCACGTACTGCTGGGCAGCCTGGCGTTCGAACTCGGCATCGCGCTGCTCGGGCGCCAGCACCTTGTTGACCTTGACCACGGCATAGCCAGTCTTGCCCAGGGACACACCGGTCCAGGCGGCTGCACCGTCCTTGACCGGGGCCACCAGGGCGGCATCCACCACTTCACGCGGCAGGCCCTTGGGGTCGTTGCGGGAGATCACCTGGGCGGCGGCCAGCCCCTGCGCCTTGGCGGCATCGGCCTTCCATTCGGCCAGCTTGTCTTCGCCGGCCTTCTTGGCCAGCTCGGCGGCCTTGTCGGCCACCCACAGGCGCTTGACGTCGGCTTCCACGGCGGTCAGGGGTTCGGTGTGCGCTGGTTCGTAGCGGGTGATGCGGCCGGCCACCATCTGGCTGGTGCCGAATTCCACAGCTTCGGTGTTGCGCTTGGAGTCCAGCGATTCGGGCGTGAACAGGGCTTCCAGGAAGCGGGCGCTGGCCAGAGGGCCTTCGGCGCCCTGCTTGGGTGTGCGCTGCACGCCGGTGGCCTTGACCACCTTCAGGCCCAGCTTGTCGGCCGTGGGCTGCAGGCTGTCGGCCTGTTCGTAGACCAGGTTGGAGAAGCTGTCCGCCACTTCCGCGTACTTGCGCTGGGCTTGTTGCTGCTGCAGCTCTTCCACGATCTTGGGACGCATCTGTTCGTAGCTGGGCACGGGCGGCTGCTTGGTGTCGGTCACCTGGATGATGTGGAAACCGAAATCGGTCGCCACCACATCGCTGATGCCACCCTTGGGCAGGCTGAATGCCACTTGTTCGAACGGAGCCACCATGGCGCCGCGGCCGAAGAAGCCCAGGTCACCACCGTTGGCGGCCGAACCGGGATCCTGCGATTCCTTCTTGGCCACTTCGGCAAAGGTCTCGGGCTTGGCACGCACTTCGGCCAGCAGGGCCTCGGCCTTGGCCTTGGCCTTGGCGCGCTCTTCGGCGCTGGCGGATTGCGGGGCGTTGATCAGGATGTGGCTGGCGCGGCGCTCT comes from the Comamonas terrigena NBRC 13299 genome and includes:
- a CDS encoding peptidylprolyl isomerase, with protein sequence MLESIRKNSKIVMILLFLLIIPSFIFVGIDRSYFTESSPTVARVDGNDIKQSDWDNAHRVESDRMRAEMPNLDPKLLDSPEAKYATLERMVRDRVLTAAAQKMHLTTSDAQLVRTLQGIPAIASLRKPDGTLDADGYRALVASQGMTPEGFEANLRRNLALNQVLGSLQETSLTTPATTDAAMNAVLQRREIQVALFNAEQYKAALQPSADEIKAYYDAHQAQFRKAEQADIEYVVLDLNTVKQGIQLNEDDLRTYYKENAPRLAGVQEERRASHILINAPQSASAEERAKAKAKAEALLAEVRAKPETFAEVAKKESQDPGSAANGGDLGFFGRGAMVAPFEQVAFSLPKGGISDVVATDFGFHIIQVTDTKQPPVPSYEQMRPKIVEELQQQQAQRKYAEVADSFSNLVYEQADSLQPTADKLGLKVVKATGVQRTPKQGAEGPLASARFLEALFTPESLDSKRNTEAVEFGTSQMVAGRITRYEPAHTEPLTAVEADVKRLWVADKAAELAKKAGEDKLAEWKADAAKAQGLAAAQVISRNDPKGLPREVVDAALVAPVKDGAAAWTGVSLGKTGYAVVKVNKVLAPEQRDAEFERQAAQQYVQLWSSAEGAAYYETLKNRFKVQIKVPRP